The following is a genomic window from Candidatus Margulisiibacteriota bacterium.
TACCGTGGGAGTCTCTTTCGGCTAACAGCATTTCCTCGATATAGTCAGGCAATGACGCCATCAACTGAGCATGAATGGGGGTTAGTTTCGTATAAATGAAATCCCTTTTTTCTTCCATATTCTTTTCATCCAGTAACGCCTTGTAACGCGCTACCTGATCATTCAACTCGGCAATAAGCGCGTTGATTTCCGGAATAAATTCGATCAAACCTTCGGGAATAATAACCGCTCCGTAATTTATTCCGTTTTTAGCTCTGTTGATAACAATGTTAGCCACATAATCAACTATTTCGCTCAAAGACATTTTCTTTTCCGCAACTTCCTCGGAGATCAATGTAATTGCCGGTTTCGTCTGTAAAGCAACTTCCAGGGCCACATGTGAAGCAGCCCGACCCATGAGTTTTATAAAATGCCAGTATTTTCTAGATGATGGTGTGTCCTGCAGTATGTTGCCTACCATTTCCGAATAAATTTTTGTAGCTGTGTCAAACCCGAAAGATATGGGCAGCAGATCCCCTATCTGCAAATCACCGTCTATTGTTTTAGGAACACCGATAACCTGAACACCGCTGCCATCTTTTTTTATACCCTCATACAATATCTCGGCCAATACTGCCGCGTTTGTATTTGAGTCATCTCCACCGATAACAACTATCGCGTCCAGATTAAAATCAACACAAGTCTTTTTTACTTTTTCGAATTGTTCAGCTGTTTTTATTTTTGTTCTGTCACTACCCAGAAAATCAAAGCCTCCGGTATTTACAATACGATCAATGTCCGCGTCTTTGATCTCGAATAGTTTACCTTCCAGCAGCCCCTTGGGCCCTGCTTTTACACCCAACAAGGTATTCTCTCTGCCTAAAATTCTTTTCAGACCCACAATCACATTATGTCCCCCAGATGCGGGACCTCCGGAAAACAAAACCGCAACCCGTTTATTTTTTTCCGGAGAGGTATTAATACCAGACGCCTCCAAAGGCTTATTCAGAGATACCGCCTGAGTTTTCGGAAAAGATTCATTCACCCGGGTAGTATCCTTCGTAGAAAGTACAGCGCCTTTTATTTCCAGAAAAGCAATCGGACTAATGTCTCCACTGCTTAGAAATACCCTGCATGTTGGAATATCCATTTCACGAATTGCTTTTTCAAATAACGAATTACATTTTTCTGACTCGGTTAGGGTTGCTTTGATATTAGACATTATTATTATTACCTCTTAAGCCTGATTGGCACTGCCAAGAACATTAATATTCTTGTGTTTAATTAATTCCACAAGTTCATCACGTGCCGGCCCCAGATATTTTCGGGGATCAAATTCAGCCGGTTTTTCCACGAAAACTTTGCGGATTGCCGCGGTCATGGCCAGACGACCGTCACTATCTATATTTATTTTGCATACTGCGCTTTTTGCGGCTCTTCTTAGCTGCTCTTCAGGAATACCGACAGCGGCTTCCAGTTTGCCTCCAAATTTATTGATCATATCTACATACCTGGGCACAACTGAGGAAGCGCCATGTAAAACAATGGGGAAACCGGGCAGACGTTTTTCAACTTCTTCCAGAATATCAAATCTCAAAGGCGGAGGGACCAGGACACCATTAACCAGCTTGCAGTCTTTGGGTTTAAATTTATAGGCACCATGACTGGTCCCGATAGATATGGCCAGGCTGTCTACTCCGGTTTTCTTTACAAAATCTTCTACCTCATCAGGATTTGTATAATTGGAATGTTCCGCGGAAACTTCGTCTTCTATTCCGGCAAGTACACCCAGTTCGGCTTCCACCGTTACATCATGGGCATGCGCGTATTCCACAACCTGT
Proteins encoded in this region:
- a CDS encoding diphosphate--fructose-6-phosphate 1-phosphotransferase, with protein sequence MSNIKATLTESEKCNSLFEKAIREMDIPTCRVFLSSGDISPIAFLEIKGAVLSTKDTTRVNESFPKTQAVSLNKPLEASGINTSPEKNKRVAVLFSGGPASGGHNVIVGLKRILGRENTLLGVKAGPKGLLEGKLFEIKDADIDRIVNTGGFDFLGSDRTKIKTAEQFEKVKKTCVDFNLDAIVVIGGDDSNTNAAVLAEILYEGIKKDGSGVQVIGVPKTIDGDLQIGDLLPISFGFDTATKIYSEMVGNILQDTPSSRKYWHFIKLMGRAASHVALEVALQTKPAITLISEEVAEKKMSLSEIVDYVANIVINRAKNGINYGAVIIPEGLIEFIPEINALIAELNDQVARYKALLDEKNMEEKRDFIYTKLTPIHAQLMASLPDYIEEMLLAERDSHGNLQVSLIPTDKLLIDMTARRVREIDPEVKFNTQNHFFGYEGRCGAPTLFDAAYTYNLGLTAGSLILAGKTGYIASVTALEEGGRPVALPLTGLLNIERRQGHDEMVIEKALVKTDSPAFQYFEARRERWSEADCFCSPGPRQLWGPAAKQIPISVALNRGYASLGFNF
- a CDS encoding class II fructose-1,6-bisphosphate aldolase; the protein is MVSYKELGLVNTREMFKKAVKGGYAIPAYNFNNMEQLQAIMIGCAETKSPVIIQVSSGARKYANQTMLRYMAQGAVEMVKSMGVSIPICLHLDHGDTFELAKSCIDTGFSSVMIDASHFPYEENVKVSKQVVEYAHAHDVTVEAELGVLAGIEDEVSAEHSNYTNPDEVEDFVKKTGVDSLAISIGTSHGAYKFKPKDCKLVNGVLVPPPLRFDILEEVEKRLPGFPIVLHGASSVVPRYVDMINKFGGKLEAAVGIPEEQLRRAAKSAVCKINIDSDGRLAMTAAIRKVFVEKPAEFDPRKYLGPARDELVELIKHKNINVLGSANQA